One window of Methanorbis furvi genomic DNA carries:
- a CDS encoding ATP-dependent DNA helicase, whose translation MPAISDYFPYESYRPHQEEMLRVVSETIQEQGILMVDAPTGTGKSSIVIPFLAERNRNKIIVAVRTNSQLKIFINELEQIRQNKQSDLTYSYLIGKSKLCPYATTASGNIYKKCQKLRRHTLTLLNQILDQDPGINPLKSTLLKEILKREDSESPTICQYYLNSYDYSADTEDWSDEYSTKKPVQSMIGKCNELLTHRVDPVDIMEFSGSFCPHAVLWQAAPKADVLIVNYHYLFRTDIQNALFKNLITEPDHVLLLLDEAHNLGETVQSILKNTLSEITINKAEEEMEMLRKGVNKDKFDLSATMHLLNRLRALLKTPVPITEQEMILDPESILQNLVTNSDWKNPGVLLQNISDLIIGLDDENSVLDTIHSFVSKLAQIQNNREYLFYLSKNEDKPSLHIKYINPGEFIQNFVQKFQSVVLASGTLSPIHLYKKYYFNDLDVKSFTVPNIFPPQNRLILCGSDISSKLNRRSEPENVENILKYIRILIEYPGNVAVYFTSYDQMNYYKRKLGSSINKKILFQEPRDSDEADRQIKKFMKLPERGKSGILFGVCGGKWSEGLDFKGELLVAALVIGLPLSVYSASQIFINDQYSIKYGIEDGSFIAYNLPAVNKALQALGRVLRTENDRGLLILGDGRYLQRYIKKNLPKWIQNEIMSCTVDSLPNKIEEWNVNNKH comes from the coding sequence ATGCCTGCAATATCAGACTATTTTCCCTATGAATCCTATCGTCCTCATCAGGAAGAGATGCTTAGAGTCGTATCTGAAACGATACAAGAACAGGGTATTCTGATGGTTGATGCACCTACAGGCACTGGAAAATCCAGTATTGTTATTCCATTTTTAGCTGAGCGTAATAGGAATAAAATTATTGTGGCAGTTCGTACAAATTCACAACTTAAAATATTCATTAATGAACTGGAACAAATTCGTCAAAACAAGCAGAGTGATCTTACCTATAGTTATCTCATTGGTAAATCAAAACTGTGTCCCTATGCTACCACAGCATCTGGAAACATTTACAAAAAATGTCAAAAACTTCGACGACATACTCTTACTCTTCTGAATCAGATACTTGATCAGGATCCGGGTATAAATCCCCTTAAAAGTACTCTCCTCAAAGAAATTTTAAAGAGAGAGGATTCGGAATCTCCTACCATTTGTCAATATTATCTTAACAGTTACGACTATTCAGCAGATACAGAGGACTGGTCTGATGAATATAGCACAAAAAAACCCGTACAATCAATGATAGGCAAATGTAATGAATTACTTACCCATCGCGTCGATCCTGTGGACATCATGGAATTTTCCGGTAGTTTTTGTCCTCATGCTGTCCTGTGGCAAGCTGCTCCAAAGGCAGATGTTCTTATTGTCAATTATCACTATCTTTTCCGAACTGACATACAAAATGCCCTATTCAAAAATCTTATCACCGAGCCGGATCATGTTCTGCTGTTGCTGGACGAAGCACATAATCTTGGGGAAACAGTACAGTCCATCCTAAAAAATACTCTTTCAGAGATAACTATAAATAAAGCAGAGGAAGAAATGGAGATGCTGCGTAAAGGTGTAAACAAAGATAAATTCGATCTTTCTGCTACAATGCATCTTCTAAATCGATTACGTGCTCTCTTAAAAACGCCCGTACCAATAACCGAACAGGAAATGATACTTGATCCTGAAAGCATTTTGCAGAATTTAGTCACGAATTCTGACTGGAAAAATCCTGGAGTTCTTCTTCAAAATATCTCTGATCTCATCATTGGGCTTGATGATGAAAATTCGGTACTTGACACGATACATTCTTTCGTTTCGAAACTTGCCCAGATTCAAAACAACAGAGAATACCTGTTTTATCTATCAAAGAACGAGGATAAACCCTCTCTTCATATTAAGTACATCAATCCGGGAGAGTTTATACAAAATTTTGTTCAGAAATTTCAATCGGTAGTTCTCGCAAGCGGTACTCTGTCGCCAATTCATCTTTATAAAAAATATTATTTTAATGATCTGGACGTTAAGTCTTTTACAGTACCAAATATTTTTCCTCCACAAAATAGGTTGATTCTCTGTGGCTCTGATATTAGTTCAAAGCTGAATCGACGATCTGAACCGGAAAATGTTGAGAACATCCTGAAGTATATTCGAATATTGATAGAATATCCTGGCAATGTGGCTGTATATTTTACGTCCTATGATCAGATGAATTATTATAAAAGGAAGTTGGGATCATCAATAAATAAAAAAATCCTGTTTCAGGAACCTCGAGATTCAGATGAAGCGGACCGACAGATTAAGAAGTTTATGAAACTTCCAGAACGTGGTAAATCTGGAATTCTTTTTGGTGTCTGCGGGGGTAAATGGAGTGAAGGATTGGATTTCAAGGGTGAATTGCTTGTGGCTGCACTCGTCATTGGGCTTCCACTGTCCGTATATTCAGCAAGTCAAATATTCATAAATGATCAATATTCTATAAAATATGGGATTGAGGATGGTAGTTTTATCGCTTATAATCTACCAGCAGTGAACAAAGCACTTCAGGCACTCGGCCGTGTTCTCAGAACTGAAAATGATCGCGGGCTGCTCATACTAGGAGATGGACGATATTTACAGAGATATATTAAGAAAAATCTTCCGAAATGGATTCAAAATGAGATAATGAGCTGTACGGTAGATTCACTGCCAAATAAGATCGAAGAATGGAATGTAAATAATAAACACTGA
- a CDS encoding ATP-dependent nuclease → MYINKVQIRNFRSIKSMDLNFHEGKNVIVGKNNSGKSNIIKAIDLVIGEKYPTYLTFQKDDFHAEKDDTGNIQYADSFTVVVELKHGEVRASAFNEGELLKYTRNIVFYTFVDVPIINDSGDIDERYLYYDGREYPGISVNWKKADLISPLLYSADSISIFLHVQHNEDEFLNNYGIVIKKDNSYDFIYGVNKYLRDALITSVIIPAVRSPYSNLKINNYSWYSKMLKERWYSSDDTLRHELEELNHSVREKANEIFSPCINGITSQVCNTINATSVNFQLMTKHTNEMYRTASIYVDDCGFETTLDHKGTGTQSTVIISLFAHYCKMIHKSGSLLAIEEPECYLHPHARRSLSSSLDDFIHGDDRGKPDNQIILTTHSTEFLKNTPVENIQVVRKDPKTGESIIVGVPNEGDYKQYNQKLEKIINSKSSELFFADAVILVEGGEEYLLPLIADLEKESGYPENPLDKYNISVINVGGKSNFSVYIWLLTQLGIRYYVIADFDYLHGGKELLSLKSDDATLYLPSTESKVYDRSDLLNALSSKISTISSKLPQNCGSLKRSVSNSQSLDAKAFCDAIETACLTGEVGDDLKNIWEYLKQKHLKQKMSLSLLRSLGEDKFSDSLEDILDALFQQEHIYILRKGELEDYYTPAGLAILTGKGKEIKAIGIADAVYDNLFEEGNTIADYLDVTEYALVIKQTIDDCKNPT, encoded by the coding sequence ATGTATATTAACAAAGTGCAGATCAGGAATTTTCGCAGTATTAAATCAATGGATTTGAATTTTCATGAAGGTAAGAATGTTATTGTAGGAAAAAACAACTCTGGTAAGAGTAATATAATTAAGGCAATTGATTTGGTCATTGGAGAAAAATATCCCACATATCTGACCTTTCAAAAAGATGATTTTCATGCGGAAAAAGATGACACTGGGAACATTCAGTATGCTGACTCGTTCACTGTCGTCGTAGAGTTGAAACATGGGGAAGTACGGGCATCCGCATTTAACGAGGGTGAGTTATTGAAATATACTCGAAATATAGTTTTTTACACATTTGTTGATGTGCCGATTATAAATGATTCTGGAGATATTGATGAGAGATATCTCTATTATGATGGAAGAGAATATCCTGGTATATCTGTAAATTGGAAAAAAGCTGATCTCATTTCACCTCTATTATATTCAGCTGATTCTATCTCTATCTTTTTACATGTTCAACATAATGAGGATGAATTTTTAAACAACTATGGAATTGTTATCAAAAAAGATAATTCCTATGATTTTATCTATGGTGTTAATAAATATCTGAGAGACGCTCTAATTACCAGCGTGATTATTCCGGCTGTGCGGAGTCCCTATTCTAATTTGAAAATAAATAATTATTCCTGGTACTCTAAAATGTTAAAAGAGCGTTGGTATTCCAGCGATGATACTCTTCGGCATGAATTAGAAGAACTGAATCACAGTGTCAGAGAAAAAGCAAATGAAATTTTCTCTCCGTGTATTAATGGGATTACCTCCCAGGTCTGTAATACTATCAATGCCACATCCGTCAATTTTCAGTTGATGACAAAGCATACTAATGAAATGTACAGAACAGCCTCTATTTACGTTGATGATTGTGGATTTGAAACAACATTAGATCATAAGGGTACTGGTACACAGAGTACAGTTATCATCTCATTATTTGCCCATTACTGTAAAATGATCCACAAATCAGGATCATTGTTGGCAATCGAGGAGCCTGAATGTTATTTGCATCCTCACGCAAGACGTTCTTTGTCATCTTCTCTTGATGATTTTATCCATGGCGATGATAGAGGCAAACCTGATAATCAGATAATTCTCACCACACATTCTACTGAATTTTTGAAAAATACTCCTGTTGAGAATATCCAAGTAGTTAGAAAAGATCCAAAAACGGGAGAATCAATCATTGTTGGTGTTCCTAATGAAGGTGATTACAAACAATATAACCAAAAGTTGGAGAAGATCATAAATTCTAAATCCTCAGAATTATTCTTTGCTGATGCTGTAATTCTTGTCGAGGGCGGCGAGGAGTATCTTTTACCACTAATTGCGGATCTGGAAAAAGAAAGTGGATATCCTGAGAATCCATTGGATAAATATAATATATCTGTGATTAATGTGGGTGGGAAAAGCAATTTCTCTGTATATATCTGGTTACTAACTCAACTCGGGATAAGATATTATGTAATTGCAGATTTCGACTATTTACATGGTGGAAAAGAGTTATTATCTCTGAAATCCGATGATGCAACATTATATTTACCGAGTACGGAAAGCAAAGTGTACGATAGGAGTGATCTTCTCAACGCATTGTCTTCAAAAATATCAACAATTTCTAGCAAATTACCTCAAAATTGTGGTTCTCTCAAAAGATCTGTATCGAATTCCCAGAGTCTTGATGCAAAAGCCTTCTGCGATGCTATAGAAACAGCATGCCTTACCGGTGAGGTAGGCGATGACCTCAAAAATATTTGGGAGTACCTCAAACAAAAGCACCTAAAACAGAAAATGTCACTGAGTCTTCTTCGATCACTTGGTGAGGATAAATTTAGTGACTCTCTAGAAGATATTCTGGATGCATTATTTCAGCAAGAACATATCTACATCCTAAGAAAAGGAGAACTTGAAGATTATTATACACCCGCAGGATTGGCTATTCTTACAGGAAAAGGAAAAGAGATAAAAGCAATAGGAATTGCGGATGCAGTCTATGATAATCTATTTGAAGAGGGAAATACTATTGCTGACTATCTTGATGTCACTGAATATGCATTGGTCATAAAGCAGACAATAGATGATTGTAAAAATCCAACATAA
- a CDS encoding dicarboxylate/amino acid:cation symporter — MQLDITPKTLTYRLSGTAVTELSSLTAKTLKEGQIDADDAKNLQIAVEKVLLKWLSVLGEGSECTFRSGRRLGRQYITLAVPGPRVNPFGGEEDCVLTGGNSVQTLLANIGLVPSYHYVNGENQIALMPKRKKINPIVYLICSVIAGLIAGLACRSLPSDVSHAIAEGLVTPLFDTFIGILIAIALPMMFLSLLWGIYSIGDTATLGNIGNKVIGRYFGRIYFTLVVCTFICLFFFPFSASGGTQGIGEFQAIFTMLLSIVPSNIIAPFAEGNTLQIIFLAVVFGLAMLILNKKIPTLVQLVGQASTLIQLVMEWITSLLPVIIFVSILHLMLTDIENLGDLWKLFAVILLCVAVNLVLMGGGVVLGRKISPVLLAKKLFPSFLIALTTASSAATFSTNMQTCQERLGISTRLVNFGVPLGTAFSRPGHAAIFFCVCMFMASYYGVPITLSWIFMAILTCGLLALAVPPVPGGGIACYSILFLQLGIPVEALGIAVVLEILLDFLSTALNMVAVPIDMVQVAAKLDMLDEEKLKAA, encoded by the coding sequence ATGCAGCTTGACATCACCCCGAAAACCCTCACCTACCGCCTCTCCGGAACGGCAGTTACCGAACTCAGCTCCCTCACCGCAAAAACCCTGAAGGAAGGACAGATCGACGCAGACGATGCCAAAAACTTGCAGATAGCAGTTGAAAAAGTTCTTCTCAAATGGCTCTCCGTCTTAGGCGAAGGAAGCGAGTGTACGTTCCGCAGCGGCAGAAGACTCGGCCGCCAGTACATCACACTCGCAGTTCCGGGCCCACGGGTTAACCCGTTCGGCGGTGAAGAGGACTGCGTCTTAACCGGCGGCAACTCGGTGCAGACACTTCTTGCAAACATCGGCCTTGTCCCGTCCTATCACTACGTCAACGGCGAAAACCAGATCGCCCTGATGCCGAAACGGAAAAAGATCAACCCGATCGTTTACCTGATCTGCTCCGTGATTGCAGGACTCATCGCCGGTCTCGCCTGCCGGTCTCTTCCGTCCGATGTTTCGCATGCCATCGCCGAAGGTCTGGTCACTCCCTTATTTGACACCTTCATCGGCATTCTGATCGCAATCGCTCTTCCGATGATGTTTCTCTCCCTGCTCTGGGGTATCTACAGTATCGGGGATACGGCGACTCTTGGAAACATCGGCAACAAAGTTATCGGCCGCTACTTCGGAAGAATTTACTTTACGCTCGTCGTCTGTACGTTCATCTGTCTGTTCTTCTTCCCGTTCAGTGCCTCGGGAGGAACGCAAGGGATCGGCGAATTCCAGGCAATCTTTACGATGCTGCTCTCCATCGTCCCATCCAACATCATTGCACCGTTCGCGGAAGGAAACACGCTGCAAATCATCTTCCTTGCGGTGGTGTTCGGTCTTGCGATGCTGATTCTGAACAAGAAGATTCCAACGCTTGTTCAGCTGGTCGGGCAGGCAAGCACACTGATTCAGCTGGTGATGGAGTGGATAACTTCGCTTCTGCCGGTGATCATTTTTGTGAGTATTCTGCATCTGATGCTGACCGATATTGAGAATCTCGGTGATCTCTGGAAACTGTTTGCCGTGATTCTTCTCTGCGTTGCGGTAAACCTTGTTCTGATGGGCGGCGGTGTTGTTCTCGGCAGAAAAATTTCTCCGGTGCTTCTTGCAAAGAAACTGTTCCCTTCGTTTTTGATTGCTTTAACAACGGCTTCTTCTGCGGCAACGTTTTCGACGAACATGCAGACGTGTCAAGAGAGGCTCGGTATCTCAACGAGACTGGTGAACTTTGGTGTGCCGCTTGGAACTGCGTTTTCAAGGCCAGGGCATGCGGCGATCTTTTTCTGCGTGTGCATGTTTATGGCAAGTTATTACGGGGTTCCAATAACGTTGTCATGGATTTTTATGGCGATTCTGACCTGCGGTCTTCTGGCTCTTGCGGTTCCGCCGGTACCGGGAGGAGGTATTGCGTGTTACTCGATTCTTTTTCTGCAGTTAGGGATTCCTGTTGAGGCACTGGGTATTGCAGTAGTGCTTGAGATTCTGCTGGATTTCCTGAGTACGGCGCTGAATATGGTGGCGGTTCCAATCGATATGGTGCAGGTGGCGGCGAAGCTTGATATGCTGGATGAGGAGAAGCTTAAGGCGGCGTGA